From Drosophila nasuta strain 15112-1781.00 chromosome X, ASM2355853v1, whole genome shotgun sequence, one genomic window encodes:
- the LOC132797018 gene encoding uncharacterized protein LOC132797018 isoform X2, whose protein sequence is MQKCAKDNWAARAAHENIESQYQKQCDAGFLGNFLSKGLKTNQLVLNTDEKTLRPIARLKEPRDLFALPKDKDNDCSQQAPRWPIECQVIEERVVHIPYVPPQAEPLNVPTGNELKPRPVGEENGIIVFTYCPISAVNYENSNVKSKAEDKSSEDSDDSSDSRNDFTPLSRRMTMRNTKGQLNSISKILNSVDDRSTSNSQDEEDDDGDTSGEGKETRQVGEQTTLNCPSNLSESKKKCFGTNTAPQESSDIEDIWTSNSTEYKPASPYYVLSEFGKKVPKTMIIDKIIENDQPQTQQQQQQPPATTCNSTSSKFSRSAVGGAKFVTNCHPMNAEEYDSLEFESRFESGNLAKAVQITPTYYELYLRPDLYTSRSKQWFYFRVRRTHRNMLYRFSIVNLVKSDSLYNDGMRPVMYSTLGAKEKSEGWRRCGNNISYYRNDDESNNTNEEDEDNSSYTLTFTIEFEHDDDTVYFAHSYPYTYSDLQDYLMEIQRHPVKSKFCKLRLLCRTLAGNNVYYLTVTAPSNNEDIMRRKKSIVVSARVHPSETPSSWMMKGLMDFITGDTTVAKRLRHKFIFKLVPMLNPDGVIVGNTRNSLTGKDLNRQYRTVIRETYPSIWYTKAMIRRLIEECGVAMYCDMHAHSRKHNIFIYGCENKRNPEKRLTEQVFPLMLHKNSADRFSFESCKFKIQRSKEGTGRIVVWMLGITNSYTIEASFGGSSLGSRKGTHFNTQDYEHMGRAFCETLLDYCDENPNKVKRHAKLFKQIKKIRKREKREQKALKLQKMADQILNLLKQQERLRSKIIERLMREGSSADEPLNIPLSDYSSDEGNCSSSSDNEGKHSIAASDLEGPCCAPIRAPPSSPEVMNEIRKFRVRRMHKVMHVLDQIYFSPVLQRKFKALARLKRRRHKLGCKTAISNKRMTGGEVALSSLNENVGTSNTHVQITTIKSTRPSNTELLDSSESNVSQSSSDIATDVNSDSKQTSKQQSSRKKIKKKKFMPIEKGKSKTINRKTRIDRNLRLWLANRRIFIFRRKNKNRRQRVRSKPLKKRGEVARTALDLPTTDPGSDLHFSTDDEELSPTGKEGFGAVAPLRHTLLQSELQRRYIEEIGDMVVKKPKAVHHHMPPELIVTTPSKITGPGGVKTLEIYKLTPRTAPEQQEGVSQVKTGHAISPAARRTYSWHNLNQESGHARPNFFAREPKPSVKIYRAPPRRNVPSNFIPLAQQRNGGNADDLQLKLSLKKKIWTGAHGEPENRPLAWYKGNQCKAHPQLANVMASAAAAATAMRSGGGQAQNVFGASNKELMASAGGTATTPLPPAYVGAPRRSRKVDQVDLFNACSQKLLMWQQEHKKLQPMHARLMGGTSTSVKLDDSHVQMRTSKPKKGTKTASDSEVVASTGKGKRKSSIIKIAETTQLVTRFSRTRNNTGCSGGNNNAAQKQQMTQMQRLIFKGTEQMNNASAVGLQQQSAGGRTASKFKTGGIVVTAVQQSIVSNTVAGSAGGVSRRMRHAGLVHLKSGPTTVVDDDNAVQYRRNSSSVQINKPTTAGGISLDTVSLVRKVKTKLKKRKSRTLAKAASAAVK, encoded by the exons ATGCAGAAGTGCGCCAAGGACAATTGGGCGGCGAGGGCGGCACATGAAAACATTGAATCACAATATCAGAAGCAGTGCGATG CTGGCTTCCTTGGAAATTTTCTATCGAAAGGTCTGAAGACTAATCAATTAGTTCTTAACACTGATGAAAAGACATTGAGACCTATTGCACGACTGAAAGAACCGCGCGATCTTTTCGCACTGCCGAAGGACAAGGACAATGATTGCTCACAGCAGGCCCCCAGATGGCCGATAGAATGTCAG GTCATTGAGGAGCGAGTTGTACACATTCCCTATGTTCCGCCCCAAGCAGAACCACTTAATGTGCCAACAGGCAATGAGCTGAAGCCGCGTCCTGTAGGAGAGGAAAATGGTATTATTGTGTTCACTTATTGTCCTATAAGTGCCGTCAACTAT GAAAACTCAAATGTCAAATCCAAAGCTGAGGATAAGTCTAGCGAAGATTCCGATGATTCTTCAGACTCGAGAAACGATTTCACACCACTCAGTCGACGAATGACGATGCGAAATACAAAGGGTCAATTGAATAGCATATCGAAGATATTGAATAGCGTCGACGATCGCTCGACGAGCAACTCGCAAGATGAAGAAGACGATGACGGCGACACAAGTGGCGAGGGCAAAGAGACAAGACAAGTAGGCGAGCAAACAACTCTCAACTGTCCTTCCAATCTCAGTGAAAGCAAGAAAAAATGCTTTGGCACAAATACTGCCCCCCAAGAATCCAGCGATATCGAAGATATTTGGACTAGCAATAGTACTGAATACAAGCCGGCTTCCCCTTATTACGTGCTCAGTGAGTTTGGCAAAAAAGTGCCCAAGACGATGATCATCGACAAGATCATCGAGAATGATCAGCCGCAgacccaacagcagcaacagcagcctcCAGCAACCACTTGCAACTCAACATCAAGCAAG TTTAGTCGCTCAGCCGTGGGTGGTGCCAAATTTGTGACCAACTGCCATCCAATGAACGCCGAGGAATACGATAGTCTGGAGTTTGAGTCACGCTTTGAGTCCGGCAACTTAGCTAAAGCAGTGCAGATCACGCCCACCTACTATGAACTATATTTACGGCCCGATCTCTATACGAGCCGATCCAAACAGTGGTTCTATTTTCGCGTTAGACGCACGCATCGCAACATGTTGTATCGCTTTTCCATTGTGAATCTGGTCAAGTCGGATAGTCTTTACAATGATGGCATGCGACCCGTCATGTACTCAACGCTGGGTGCTAAAGAGAAGAGCGAAGGATGGCGTCGATGTGGCAATAACATTTCATACTATCGCAATGATGATGA AAGCAATAACACTAATGAGGAGGATGAGGACAATTCAAGCTACACATTGACATTCACCATCGAGTTTGAGCACGATGATGACACAGTGTATTTTGCCCACAGTTATCCTTACACCTACAGCGATCTACAA GACTATCTAATGGAGATACAGCGACATCCGGTAAAATCCAAATTTTGTAAGCTCCGGCTTCTTTGTCGCACACTAGCTGGCAATAATGTATATTATCTCACCGTCACGGCACCATCCAATAATGAGGATATAATGCGC CGCAAGAAATCAATAGTGGTGTCGGCTCGTGTTCATCCCAGTGAGACGCCATCGTCCTGGATGATGAAGGGTTTGATGGACTTTATAACTGGCGACACAACGGTTGCCAAACGCTTGcgtcataaatttattttcaaactgGTGCCGATGTTGAACCCTGATGGTGTTATTGTGGGAAACACTCGAAATTCGCTAACTGGTAAAGACTTGAATCGTCAGTATCGAACTGTTATTCGAGAGACATATCCATCGATTTGGTATACAAAAGCCATGATTAGAAG ACTGATTGAAGAATGCGGAGTTGCCATGTATTGTGATATGCACGCCCATTCACGCAAgcacaatatatttatatatggcTGTGAAAATAAACGCAATCCGGAGAAGAGACTTACCGAGCAGGTCTTTCCCTTGATGCTGCACAAAAACAGCGCTGATCGG TTTTCGTTTGaaagttgcaaatttaaaattcagcGAAGTAAAGAAGGCACTGGACGCATTGTTGTCTGGATGCTTGGCATTACAAACAGCTATACAATCGAGGCTTCTTTTGGCGGATCCTCGCTGGGCTCGCGAAAAGGAACTCATTTTAACACACAG GATTATGAGCACATGGGCCGTGCATTTTGTGAGACTTTATTGGACTATTGTGATGAAAATCCGAACAAAGTAAAGCGACATGCTAaattatttaagcaaattaaaaagataAGAAAACGCGAGAAACGCGAGCAGAAAGCattgaaattacaaaaaatggCTGATC agattttaaatttactcaAACAACAGGAAAGACTACGCTccaaaataattgaaagacTGATGCGCGAAGGCTCAAGTGCCGATGAACCGTTAAATATTCCATTATCGGATTACTCCAG TGACGAGGGCAACTGCAGTTCCAGTTCCGACAATGAAGGCAAGCATTCAATAGCTGCTTCAGACCTGGAAGGTCCTTGTTGTGCACCAATCCGTGCGCCGCCCAGTTCGCCTGAGGTCATGAATGAGATTCGTAAG TTTCGTGTTCGCCGAATGCATAAAGTGATGCACGTTCTGGACCAAATCTACTTTTCCCCGGTTCTCCAACGGAAATTCAAAGCACTGGCACGACTCAAGCGTCGTCGTCATAAATTGGGATGCAAGACAGCGATTAGCAACAAGCGTATGACGGGTGGTGAAGTGGCTCTAAGTTCACTCAATGAAAATGTGGGAACAAGCAATACACATGTTCAAATAACCACAATTAAGTCGACACGGCCATCGAACACAGAACTCCTCGACAGTTCAGAGAGCAATGTATCTCAGTCATCATCGGATATAGCTACGGATGTTAATAGCGATAGCAAGCAAACCAGTAAGCAGCAATCCTCTCGTaagaaaatcaagaaaaagaaattcatGCCTATCGAAAAAGGCAAATCGAAGACGATTAATCGCAAAACGCGAATCGATCGCAACTTGCGACTTTGGTTGGCAAACagaagaatttttattttccgtCGTAAGAATAAG aatCGACGGCAGCGAGTACGTAGCAAGCCCTTGAAGAAACGTGGCGAAGTAGCGCGCACAGCACTTGACTTGCCTACCACCGATCCGGGGTCAGACTTGCATTTCTCCACAGATGATGAGGAGCTTTCGCCAACAGGTAAAGAGGGATTCGGGGCAGTGGCGCCATTGCGTCACACATTACTTCAGAGCGAGTTGCAGCGACGCTATATCGAGGAAATCGGTGATATGGTAGTGAAGAAACCGAAAGCGGTTCACCATCATATGCCGCCTGAGTTGATCGTGACAACACCATCGAAGATAACTGGGCCCGGTGGCGTTAAGACCTTGGAAATCTATAAGTTGACGCCACGTACAGCACCCGAGCAACAAGAGGGCGTGAGTCAAGTGAAAACAGGCCATGCAATTTCTCCTGCTGCTCGACGCACTTACTCCTGGCACAATCTCAATCAGGAAAGCGGCCATGCCAGGCCAAATTTCTTTGCTCGAGAGCCCAAGCCGTCGGTGAAGATATACAGGGCGCCTCCACGACG CAATGTACCTAGCAATTTTATACCGCTTGCCCAGCAAAGAAATGGTGGAAACGCTGACGACTTGCAATTGAAGTTGTCATTGAAGAAAAAGATATGGACGGGAGCACACGGCGAGCCAGAGAACAGACCTCTCGCCTGGTACAAGGGCAATCAATGCAAAGCACATCCTCAGTTGGCTAACGTAATGgcatcagctgctgctgccgccacAGCGATGCGTTCCGGAGGCGGACAGGCGCAGAATGTATTTGGTGCTAGCAATAAGGAACTGATGGCATCTGCAGGAGGAACTGCAACGACTCCATTGCCGCCCGCTTATGTAGGTGCGCCACGTCGATCACGCAAAGTCGATCAAGTGGACTTATTCAA TGCCTGCTCACAAAAGTTGCTAATGTGGCAGCAGGAACACAAGAAGTTGCAACCAATGCACGCTCGCCTCATGGGCGGCACCAGCACCAGCGTCAAGTTGGACGATTCGCATGTGCAGATGCGCAccagcaaaccaaaaaaaggaACAAAAACCGCCAGCGATAGTGAAGTGGTTGCGAGTACTGGGAAAGGCAAGCGCAAGTCGAGCATTATCAAGATTGCAGAGACAACGCAGCTGGTAACGCGATTTTCGCGCACACGCAACAACACTGGATGCTCTGGCGGCAACAATAACGCGGCACAGAAACAGCAAATGACTCAAATGCAACGACTGATATTCAAGGGCACCGAACAAATGAACAATGCATCTGCAGTTGGCTTGCAACAACAGTCCGCCGGGGGACGAACAGCTAGCAAATTTAAGACTGGCGGCATTGTGGTGACTGCAGTTCAACAATCGATAGTCAGCAACACAGTGGCTGGAAGTGCTGGCGGAGTATCGAGGCGGATGCGTCACGCTGGTTTGGTGCACCTCAAGAGTGGTCCAACTACCGTCGTTGACGATGATAACGCTGTGCAATATcgccgcaacagcagctccGTGCAGATCAACAAACCGACCACTGCCGGCGGCATATCGTTAGACACCGTCAGTCTGGTTCGCAAAGTGAAGACCAAGTTGAAGAAGCGAAAGTCGCGAACGCTTGCGAAAGCCGCTTCGGCAGCagttaaatga
- the LOC132797018 gene encoding uncharacterized protein LOC132797018 isoform X1, which yields MMDMNGFSGGRVQYLQAQLFPVCTLTASNGAGFLGNFLSKGLKTNQLVLNTDEKTLRPIARLKEPRDLFALPKDKDNDCSQQAPRWPIECQVIEERVVHIPYVPPQAEPLNVPTGNELKPRPVGEENGIIVFTYCPISAVNYENSNVKSKAEDKSSEDSDDSSDSRNDFTPLSRRMTMRNTKGQLNSISKILNSVDDRSTSNSQDEEDDDGDTSGEGKETRQVGEQTTLNCPSNLSESKKKCFGTNTAPQESSDIEDIWTSNSTEYKPASPYYVLSEFGKKVPKTMIIDKIIENDQPQTQQQQQQPPATTCNSTSSKFSRSAVGGAKFVTNCHPMNAEEYDSLEFESRFESGNLAKAVQITPTYYELYLRPDLYTSRSKQWFYFRVRRTHRNMLYRFSIVNLVKSDSLYNDGMRPVMYSTLGAKEKSEGWRRCGNNISYYRNDDESNNTNEEDEDNSSYTLTFTIEFEHDDDTVYFAHSYPYTYSDLQDYLMEIQRHPVKSKFCKLRLLCRTLAGNNVYYLTVTAPSNNEDIMRRKKSIVVSARVHPSETPSSWMMKGLMDFITGDTTVAKRLRHKFIFKLVPMLNPDGVIVGNTRNSLTGKDLNRQYRTVIRETYPSIWYTKAMIRRLIEECGVAMYCDMHAHSRKHNIFIYGCENKRNPEKRLTEQVFPLMLHKNSADRFSFESCKFKIQRSKEGTGRIVVWMLGITNSYTIEASFGGSSLGSRKGTHFNTQDYEHMGRAFCETLLDYCDENPNKVKRHAKLFKQIKKIRKREKREQKALKLQKMADQILNLLKQQERLRSKIIERLMREGSSADEPLNIPLSDYSSDEGNCSSSSDNEGKHSIAASDLEGPCCAPIRAPPSSPEVMNEIRKFRVRRMHKVMHVLDQIYFSPVLQRKFKALARLKRRRHKLGCKTAISNKRMTGGEVALSSLNENVGTSNTHVQITTIKSTRPSNTELLDSSESNVSQSSSDIATDVNSDSKQTSKQQSSRKKIKKKKFMPIEKGKSKTINRKTRIDRNLRLWLANRRIFIFRRKNKNRRQRVRSKPLKKRGEVARTALDLPTTDPGSDLHFSTDDEELSPTGKEGFGAVAPLRHTLLQSELQRRYIEEIGDMVVKKPKAVHHHMPPELIVTTPSKITGPGGVKTLEIYKLTPRTAPEQQEGVSQVKTGHAISPAARRTYSWHNLNQESGHARPNFFAREPKPSVKIYRAPPRRNVPSNFIPLAQQRNGGNADDLQLKLSLKKKIWTGAHGEPENRPLAWYKGNQCKAHPQLANVMASAAAAATAMRSGGGQAQNVFGASNKELMASAGGTATTPLPPAYVGAPRRSRKVDQVDLFNACSQKLLMWQQEHKKLQPMHARLMGGTSTSVKLDDSHVQMRTSKPKKGTKTASDSEVVASTGKGKRKSSIIKIAETTQLVTRFSRTRNNTGCSGGNNNAAQKQQMTQMQRLIFKGTEQMNNASAVGLQQQSAGGRTASKFKTGGIVVTAVQQSIVSNTVAGSAGGVSRRMRHAGLVHLKSGPTTVVDDDNAVQYRRNSSSVQINKPTTAGGISLDTVSLVRKVKTKLKKRKSRTLAKAASAAVK from the exons ATGATGGATATGAACGGATTCAGCGGCGGTCGTGTTCAATACTTGCAGGCTCAACTGTTTCCTGTTTGCACACTAACAGCATCCAATGGAG CTGGCTTCCTTGGAAATTTTCTATCGAAAGGTCTGAAGACTAATCAATTAGTTCTTAACACTGATGAAAAGACATTGAGACCTATTGCACGACTGAAAGAACCGCGCGATCTTTTCGCACTGCCGAAGGACAAGGACAATGATTGCTCACAGCAGGCCCCCAGATGGCCGATAGAATGTCAG GTCATTGAGGAGCGAGTTGTACACATTCCCTATGTTCCGCCCCAAGCAGAACCACTTAATGTGCCAACAGGCAATGAGCTGAAGCCGCGTCCTGTAGGAGAGGAAAATGGTATTATTGTGTTCACTTATTGTCCTATAAGTGCCGTCAACTAT GAAAACTCAAATGTCAAATCCAAAGCTGAGGATAAGTCTAGCGAAGATTCCGATGATTCTTCAGACTCGAGAAACGATTTCACACCACTCAGTCGACGAATGACGATGCGAAATACAAAGGGTCAATTGAATAGCATATCGAAGATATTGAATAGCGTCGACGATCGCTCGACGAGCAACTCGCAAGATGAAGAAGACGATGACGGCGACACAAGTGGCGAGGGCAAAGAGACAAGACAAGTAGGCGAGCAAACAACTCTCAACTGTCCTTCCAATCTCAGTGAAAGCAAGAAAAAATGCTTTGGCACAAATACTGCCCCCCAAGAATCCAGCGATATCGAAGATATTTGGACTAGCAATAGTACTGAATACAAGCCGGCTTCCCCTTATTACGTGCTCAGTGAGTTTGGCAAAAAAGTGCCCAAGACGATGATCATCGACAAGATCATCGAGAATGATCAGCCGCAgacccaacagcagcaacagcagcctcCAGCAACCACTTGCAACTCAACATCAAGCAAG TTTAGTCGCTCAGCCGTGGGTGGTGCCAAATTTGTGACCAACTGCCATCCAATGAACGCCGAGGAATACGATAGTCTGGAGTTTGAGTCACGCTTTGAGTCCGGCAACTTAGCTAAAGCAGTGCAGATCACGCCCACCTACTATGAACTATATTTACGGCCCGATCTCTATACGAGCCGATCCAAACAGTGGTTCTATTTTCGCGTTAGACGCACGCATCGCAACATGTTGTATCGCTTTTCCATTGTGAATCTGGTCAAGTCGGATAGTCTTTACAATGATGGCATGCGACCCGTCATGTACTCAACGCTGGGTGCTAAAGAGAAGAGCGAAGGATGGCGTCGATGTGGCAATAACATTTCATACTATCGCAATGATGATGA AAGCAATAACACTAATGAGGAGGATGAGGACAATTCAAGCTACACATTGACATTCACCATCGAGTTTGAGCACGATGATGACACAGTGTATTTTGCCCACAGTTATCCTTACACCTACAGCGATCTACAA GACTATCTAATGGAGATACAGCGACATCCGGTAAAATCCAAATTTTGTAAGCTCCGGCTTCTTTGTCGCACACTAGCTGGCAATAATGTATATTATCTCACCGTCACGGCACCATCCAATAATGAGGATATAATGCGC CGCAAGAAATCAATAGTGGTGTCGGCTCGTGTTCATCCCAGTGAGACGCCATCGTCCTGGATGATGAAGGGTTTGATGGACTTTATAACTGGCGACACAACGGTTGCCAAACGCTTGcgtcataaatttattttcaaactgGTGCCGATGTTGAACCCTGATGGTGTTATTGTGGGAAACACTCGAAATTCGCTAACTGGTAAAGACTTGAATCGTCAGTATCGAACTGTTATTCGAGAGACATATCCATCGATTTGGTATACAAAAGCCATGATTAGAAG ACTGATTGAAGAATGCGGAGTTGCCATGTATTGTGATATGCACGCCCATTCACGCAAgcacaatatatttatatatggcTGTGAAAATAAACGCAATCCGGAGAAGAGACTTACCGAGCAGGTCTTTCCCTTGATGCTGCACAAAAACAGCGCTGATCGG TTTTCGTTTGaaagttgcaaatttaaaattcagcGAAGTAAAGAAGGCACTGGACGCATTGTTGTCTGGATGCTTGGCATTACAAACAGCTATACAATCGAGGCTTCTTTTGGCGGATCCTCGCTGGGCTCGCGAAAAGGAACTCATTTTAACACACAG GATTATGAGCACATGGGCCGTGCATTTTGTGAGACTTTATTGGACTATTGTGATGAAAATCCGAACAAAGTAAAGCGACATGCTAaattatttaagcaaattaaaaagataAGAAAACGCGAGAAACGCGAGCAGAAAGCattgaaattacaaaaaatggCTGATC agattttaaatttactcaAACAACAGGAAAGACTACGCTccaaaataattgaaagacTGATGCGCGAAGGCTCAAGTGCCGATGAACCGTTAAATATTCCATTATCGGATTACTCCAG TGACGAGGGCAACTGCAGTTCCAGTTCCGACAATGAAGGCAAGCATTCAATAGCTGCTTCAGACCTGGAAGGTCCTTGTTGTGCACCAATCCGTGCGCCGCCCAGTTCGCCTGAGGTCATGAATGAGATTCGTAAG TTTCGTGTTCGCCGAATGCATAAAGTGATGCACGTTCTGGACCAAATCTACTTTTCCCCGGTTCTCCAACGGAAATTCAAAGCACTGGCACGACTCAAGCGTCGTCGTCATAAATTGGGATGCAAGACAGCGATTAGCAACAAGCGTATGACGGGTGGTGAAGTGGCTCTAAGTTCACTCAATGAAAATGTGGGAACAAGCAATACACATGTTCAAATAACCACAATTAAGTCGACACGGCCATCGAACACAGAACTCCTCGACAGTTCAGAGAGCAATGTATCTCAGTCATCATCGGATATAGCTACGGATGTTAATAGCGATAGCAAGCAAACCAGTAAGCAGCAATCCTCTCGTaagaaaatcaagaaaaagaaattcatGCCTATCGAAAAAGGCAAATCGAAGACGATTAATCGCAAAACGCGAATCGATCGCAACTTGCGACTTTGGTTGGCAAACagaagaatttttattttccgtCGTAAGAATAAG aatCGACGGCAGCGAGTACGTAGCAAGCCCTTGAAGAAACGTGGCGAAGTAGCGCGCACAGCACTTGACTTGCCTACCACCGATCCGGGGTCAGACTTGCATTTCTCCACAGATGATGAGGAGCTTTCGCCAACAGGTAAAGAGGGATTCGGGGCAGTGGCGCCATTGCGTCACACATTACTTCAGAGCGAGTTGCAGCGACGCTATATCGAGGAAATCGGTGATATGGTAGTGAAGAAACCGAAAGCGGTTCACCATCATATGCCGCCTGAGTTGATCGTGACAACACCATCGAAGATAACTGGGCCCGGTGGCGTTAAGACCTTGGAAATCTATAAGTTGACGCCACGTACAGCACCCGAGCAACAAGAGGGCGTGAGTCAAGTGAAAACAGGCCATGCAATTTCTCCTGCTGCTCGACGCACTTACTCCTGGCACAATCTCAATCAGGAAAGCGGCCATGCCAGGCCAAATTTCTTTGCTCGAGAGCCCAAGCCGTCGGTGAAGATATACAGGGCGCCTCCACGACG CAATGTACCTAGCAATTTTATACCGCTTGCCCAGCAAAGAAATGGTGGAAACGCTGACGACTTGCAATTGAAGTTGTCATTGAAGAAAAAGATATGGACGGGAGCACACGGCGAGCCAGAGAACAGACCTCTCGCCTGGTACAAGGGCAATCAATGCAAAGCACATCCTCAGTTGGCTAACGTAATGgcatcagctgctgctgccgccacAGCGATGCGTTCCGGAGGCGGACAGGCGCAGAATGTATTTGGTGCTAGCAATAAGGAACTGATGGCATCTGCAGGAGGAACTGCAACGACTCCATTGCCGCCCGCTTATGTAGGTGCGCCACGTCGATCACGCAAAGTCGATCAAGTGGACTTATTCAA TGCCTGCTCACAAAAGTTGCTAATGTGGCAGCAGGAACACAAGAAGTTGCAACCAATGCACGCTCGCCTCATGGGCGGCACCAGCACCAGCGTCAAGTTGGACGATTCGCATGTGCAGATGCGCAccagcaaaccaaaaaaaggaACAAAAACCGCCAGCGATAGTGAAGTGGTTGCGAGTACTGGGAAAGGCAAGCGCAAGTCGAGCATTATCAAGATTGCAGAGACAACGCAGCTGGTAACGCGATTTTCGCGCACACGCAACAACACTGGATGCTCTGGCGGCAACAATAACGCGGCACAGAAACAGCAAATGACTCAAATGCAACGACTGATATTCAAGGGCACCGAACAAATGAACAATGCATCTGCAGTTGGCTTGCAACAACAGTCCGCCGGGGGACGAACAGCTAGCAAATTTAAGACTGGCGGCATTGTGGTGACTGCAGTTCAACAATCGATAGTCAGCAACACAGTGGCTGGAAGTGCTGGCGGAGTATCGAGGCGGATGCGTCACGCTGGTTTGGTGCACCTCAAGAGTGGTCCAACTACCGTCGTTGACGATGATAACGCTGTGCAATATcgccgcaacagcagctccGTGCAGATCAACAAACCGACCACTGCCGGCGGCATATCGTTAGACACCGTCAGTCTGGTTCGCAAAGTGAAGACCAAGTTGAAGAAGCGAAAGTCGCGAACGCTTGCGAAAGCCGCTTCGGCAGCagttaaatga